One genomic region from Erpetoichthys calabaricus chromosome 1 unlocalized genomic scaffold, fErpCal1.3 SUPER_1_unloc_27, whole genome shotgun sequence encodes:
- the LOC127526411 gene encoding zinc finger protein OZF-like: MKKMPKMYPAGQKSLEKEHQCEEDVSEKRNKRKGRTNIQRPRKIINRMQVKDCNPQYMGPDEDLNRLGSSLGRRCYLKDSKAHKPSESSKTNTVRPEKKLCPNQTGEDFQENDNFSSLQGRPQIKQPNENRKKLASATKDLVTASQHPRFQPVVKLTRIDVIKTQGLYNLNPIRQQCVRTFKYKLNSKDNGRIHGSKKPYHCPEGGKQFSDSHMPKKRREDNTGKEPYHHSECFKNFSKCSHTTTPIVEKPYLSKDGKRFSQVSHLETHMIGHRGQGLCRCLPHAGHSFDKSSLFKHKIINTGEKPYCCSECGKRFSKTSILQTHMRMHTGEQPFSCFECGKRFSQTGHLQTHMRVHTGEQPFSCSECGKQFSDSSNYRRHLRVHTGEKPYCCPECGKRFSDTGGLMRHAEVHSKDCPYACSECGKKFSRRSNLHRHIRTHV, encoded by the exons ATGAAGAAGATGCCAAAAATGTATCCAGCTGGCCAGAAGAGTTTAGAGAAAGAACATCAATGTGAAGAGGATGTCTCTGAAAAGAGGAACAAAAGAAAGGGTAGGACTAACATTCAGAGACCCCGCAAAATTATAAACCGTATGCAGGTGAAAGACTGTAATCCTCAATATATGGGCCCAGATGAAGACTTAAACAGATTGGGCTCCAGTTTGGGCAGACGCTGCTACTTGAAGGACAGTAAAGCCCACAAGCCGTCAGAATCCTCGAAGACTAACACAGTGAGGCCCGAGAAGAAATTGTGTCCAAATCAAACTGGAGAAG attTTCAAGAGAATGACAACTTCTCCTCTCTTCAGGGTCGTCCACAAATTAAACAACCTAATGAGAATAGGAAGAAACTGGCATCTGCAACAAAAGACTTGGTAACGGCCTCTCAGCACCCTAGATTTCAGCCTGTTGTGAAGCTAACAAGAATCGATGTCATCAAAACTCAAGGATTGTACAATCTAAATCCAATCCGCCAACAGTGTGTgagaacatttaaatacaaattgaaTTCTAAAGATAATGGAAGGATTCATGGGAGTAAGAAACCGTATCACTGTCCTGAAGGTGGGAAACAATTCTCAGATAGTCACATGCCTAAGAAACGCAGGGAAGATAATACAGGGAAGGAGCCATACCACCATTCTGAATGTTTTAAGAACTTTTCAAAATGCAGCCATACCACAACTCCCATTGTAGAGAAACCATATTTGTCTAAAGatggcaaacgattctcacaaGTGAGCCACCTTGAGACACACATGATTGGTCATAGAGGACAGGGTTTATGCCGTTGTTTACCACATGCTGGACATTCCTTTGACAAGAGCAGTcttttcaaacacaaaataattaatactggagagaaaccatattgttgttctgaatgtggcaaacggttctcAAAAACAAGCATTCTTCAGACACACATGAGAATGCACACAGGAgaacagccattttcctgttttgaatgtggcaaacggttctcACAAACAGGCCATCTTCAGACACACATGAGAGTGCACACAGGAgaacagccattttcctgttctgaatgtggcaaacaattttcagATAGCAGTAATTATCGCAGGCATTTAAGagttcacactggtgagaagccctattgctgtcctgaatgtggcaaaagattttccGACACAGGCGGTCTAATGCGTCATGCAGAAGTCCACAGTAAAGACTGTCCTTatgcctgttctgaatgtggcaagaaaTTCTCACGAAGAAGCAATCttcacagacatataagaacacACGTTTGA